ttccctttttaaagtgtgtaaaaacggagtttcgcttaattaataaaaagtttgatgtttcataacgtaattatggtgtttccttgaaaaatattaacttaattgcacatcatgcatcactttagtcgtacgcactaacacgagaattgtcgcggatcaaatcatcactttcctttctccagaaagagaggaggagaaggaggtgaacaaaaacattcaagctgtctcattcatacaacactcgttcaagtcgcaagaaaagaatggaagacttagaacaagagaatggagaacttagagaagaggttactactctcaaagatgctgttgaaaggctcaatagtatggtagaagccctggtggttgcacagaatcaaccaacgccagaagaaacACAAAGgattgtggtttccgagattgtttctactcctatatTCCTTAGTATACCATGCctcccaaccgaccttggggcatgccgtttAATTTTATTCTAGACGGGTACATACCcctagtttctgaagttccaagagcaacagcTACGGGTtacgcacaacagaatgctgagattccaagatctgctctcatcacgctcccagtgaggatgttggcgtgtatgaaagattcgacgagttccaggaacagtttctgcaaatgcagaaggaactcaagactctcagAGGATgagatttatttggaaagaatgctgcagacctctgtctggttccaaatgttaagattcctcacaaattcaaagtaccagatttcgggaagtacaaagggaattcatgcccacaaagtcacctcgtgatgtacgctcaaAGGATGttaactcagactgataatcaacaattgctcattcattattttcaagacagcctgattggtgctgcactcaaatggtacatgaacttggacagttcagagattcgtacttttcgagacctcagaGAGGCCTtcatcaaacagtataagtacaatctggatatggctcccgacagagatcaactccgggccatgactcaaaaggatagagaaagcttcaaggaatacgctcagagatggcgtgaagttgctgctcaaatctgtccaccacttgaagagaaagaaatgacaaaaatctatctcaagactttgagtccattctaCTACGgatgaatggttgcaagtgcacctagtgattttaccgagatggtaaacatgggcgtacgtctagaagaagcagttcgagaaggacgcttgaacaaagaaccagaatcttctattggtcctaggaagtatggaagttctttccagaagaaaaaggatcgaGATGTCAGCAACGTCTTGCACAAAGCAAGAAAAAGGTTTCAACCTcaggttgcaacaataactccggttgttaactcagcgccaacttatcaacctcaggtttctcaacaaccatttcaacaaaggtcacaacaacctcaacaacaggttcgacctccaaatttcaacaacaatcgggctcaAAGGTATCCTACCTTTGACCCTATACCAATGCCATATACGAAATtatttccaacactactggccaaaggactcattcagacaaagagtcctccaaatcctgcaaatgaatcatcacattggttcaaggcggaccaatcttgtccctaccatcagggggcaccaggtcacaacattgagagctGTCTCAAATTCAAGatcgacgttcaaagattagtgaagagcggaatgctatccttcaaagatactaatcctaacgtccaagcgAATCCTttaccgcagcataaagaagcttcagtaaatctgataaatcaacaccccaacgtcattcaaatctacgacatccgtcagataggggaaaatctcgtcaaaatgcacgctagacaagctgggtacggccatgtgtCACCTcataactacttcacatgtgaaatttgtccaaagaataatcaaggatgtgttgtagttcaagctgcattacaagaacaaatggacttaggatggattcaacacttccgagtcaaaactgaatacgaagtcaacatggttcaaggatgtccaggagaatacaagatctacaaagttgaagatctcgaaggatcggtagtcaggttccataagactttaaatggacttgcctactttggaacggatttccatccttacagtagatgcagaatttgtcaaagaaattcacgaggatgtttgcgcgttcgcaacgacattcagaaactaatggatgaaaataccattacggtccttgccaacagagaagatgacgaagtctttaccatatctcctcaaattaatcaagttaaaccaatgcaagtcaagtatgacagcaggaagacatcAATTGCTGTGTTATTCGTCTACTTACCAGGtcatgtaccgtatgagtccaacaaggctataccatacaagtacaacgctacattcattgaaaatggtaaggaaataccattaccgtcagttgtcaacattgctgacgttagtcgagtcacccgaagtggacgagtcttcaacagaacgacagaaaatatggagaagccttctgaagaagcaccacataagcaagacaatcatccgacaaatgttgttcaagcgaaagaaaatgatgaaatcttgaaattaatccagaggagtgaatacaacattgtatcCAACTGCCACATACTtcgtctaggatatctgtcctttccctgctattgagatctgaagctcatagggaagccctacagaaagttttggaacaagctttcgtagaacatGGTGTTACTGTAGGGCAATTCAACAACattgttgccaacatctccgcaggaactaacctgagtttctgtgacgaagatcttcctgaagaaggagtggaccataaccttccacttcacatctcagtcgGCTGCATGAAtgatgttctcacaggagtcctaatagataatggatcctctctcaacgtcatgccgaaatcaacattgtcaagattatccttcaaagattacccgctaagggacggtcacgtcatcgtcaaggcGTTCGATGgatcgaggaagtcagtttttggagaagtagatcttcccataactattggacctcagacgttcaaaatcactttccaagttatggatatcccggcacaatacagttgtttgctaggtcgcccatggattcatgaagctggggcaattacttcaacacttcatcagaaactgaagttcataagaaatgacaaattggtaaccatatgtggagaacgagctctgatcgtcagcaacctgtcattattctccgacatagaaccaaaagaagtcgctggaactaaattctaggcactttccttggataaagaaaaaggaaaggagaaagcagcgtctatttcttcttacaaagatgcaatccaagtgtaaaggatggtactaccagtggttgggagcacattgagattcctaccaacaacaagaacagaacgggagtTGGATtttttccgacatcatcaaaggctattccagggattgaggtagttctcccaattcaagagactttccgcagcggaggttttcttcaacctgttcaacaaacagtcaataccatcgataCGGAAAACACCAATGAGAATTTtaaagtggaatgtatgtcctaccttctcgaggcaggatacatatccctatcagagtctaaTTCACCTTGTTGTTATCCGAATCAAGGatttgaaagtaagactcaaccaagcagtgacgaagttaccaacggcttcaccaccagaagtcatggttcaacagaagaagttcctcctatccccgaagaaacttgggatacattaggagaaccaagcggaaaattcgactacatggtgaaatactccgctcctgaaagttcaaaaatctctcttgaagacattgttccaactggatggaacattgattatgagtacctcactcagccaaaagagatatataacccttgctattcatcatcagcatctggtgaagtcatcattgaggattatatcaccaagtcaccttctgaggctacggatttagagtatacatacctagtcaatgccatcttgggagaagagcaagaccaaaatacagaagaggatgatctcgaaagtgtctccgactaCGAGTCTCTCCACTACGCCAAAAAGGACTTTAGACAGCGcaccttagacagcgcttttatacaaaagcgctgctataagtaaaataaaaaataaaacacggaAACTATTCAGGAAAATGagaaaaagcgctgttaaaagggtgaccttagacagcgcttttgaaaagcgctgctaaaagggTTGCTTTTGAAAGCACTTTACGAAAGCGCTGGTAAAATACCACATTAGCCAGCGCTTtaaaaaagcgctgcctaaggcACTTCTAAAAGCGCTGCcattagtttataaaaaataaaataaaattcagaaTCCCTTCAGACCCACTTCATGCTTCCAAGAAACCCTATGGCCAGGGACGCAGCAGAGCTTCCATCTTCATTAAGCCCTAGTAGCTACCGCCAAGACCTCCGCCTTCCAATCCTCTCAAACGCAGATTTAGAAGATTAGAAGAGAAGACTCAATTCTTACGCTCACAACACAATCACAACACAATCACATCGCTACCGAAGaagagaacaagaacaagaatctACGCTGAATTCAGTAAGGTAGGTTCTCTATTTCCCTATGATTCTTTCGGAATTTGGGGGTAAACAAAAATTAGGGTTGTTAGGTTATGGTTCTGAATCTGATATTTAGGAATAGGGTTTAGAAATTCACTCTTTTCTATTTTCTGGTTCCGAATCTTTTGACGAGTTTGTACCATGTTGTGTGTTTGAAataaattgcttttttttttatatcataGGGAAGTGATTCTTGATCTATGGCTGCTGTTGGAGTAGAAGTGAAGCATGCAGATGGTGCACCTGAGGAACATTGCTCTGCCAAGCTAACCAAGCAGGGTGAGGGGCTTCGACAGTACTATACTCATCACATCCATGAGCTACAGCTCCTTCTCCGTCAAAAGACCCGTAATCTTAATCATATTGAGGCTCGACGTAACGAGCTCAATTCTAGGGGTTCGTTAAATCTAATTCAAACTTAGGCTGAGGCTTCCAACAGGAACTGTGAAAGAATGAAGCACCCAAATAGATTCTAGAGAATGGTAACATGTTTTACACTTCATGTATGTTTTGAAAATCGAAATTCCCAAAAGCCATAATCTAGTACTCTCACCATTTCCACTCAGCAACTTTTTAACCTCCATAACCATATGCTCAACAGAACAATAGTAGCTCCTTTTTTGCTCACAGTAACTTGACCAAAACTCAAACaaccatttcaaatcaccttcggCATTCAAAACACTCTCTCCTACAATGATAGTGTTTCTTCTCCTCTTCACTAGCTCATTCAACACACTAGTTACATCATCATTGTTAACATATTCTATAGGCTTGGAATTGGTGAATGAATTCGAACCGCCGAGGCTAAGAGTTTGAGGAGGCTTAATGTTAATGCTAATTTCTTTCTGTGAAGAAACTTCCATTGGAAGAGCTTGTTCCACTTCAACTCTTGCTTTCACAAGAGTACTAGAGAAACCAGCTTCTCTCATAACTCTACTAACACTTGGATCATCAAGTATAGAGATTATGAGCTGCTCAACTTCAATCTTCAAGGCCAGAATATGATGCTGCTCTTATTCTCGAAGTGTTATTGTTTTCTTCTATTTCTGTTACGCGTGCGTTTATTGTTAAAttgaattgtgtttttttttttgtgaaatttgtTAATACCGTGTGTTGATTGTTGTAGGTTTGAGGAGAAGTGTTAATGGCGTCTAAACAAGGAGTGAAATCAAAGCGATTTGGTTTGATTAGTACAAAAGCTGCGAATTCGCCTTCTTCTTCGACGACGTCGTCTTCTAAACAGTTTCAAGAAACCTCCAATGATGCTCCGAGCTCGCCGACATCGTCGAATAAGCCGCGACAGTTTTATCCAGAGACTTTGCCTTTGGAGGCTCAGAAGACTAAAGAAAATGTTACTGTGACGGTTCGGTTTCGGCCTTTGAAGTGAGTGACTTTTGTTCTTTTACAGGAAATATTGGTTGCATGCATTTTATTTGGGTAAACTTCGCGAAAAGCTTGAATATTCACATGAACACATCAGTTGTTAAAGCCTCACAAACACATTGGAAGAAACACTGACTTCCATCACCACAACCACTCCTCAACTGTATAGAATGTTAATTAGAACACATAAACCTTTAAAACTACTTGTGTAATGTTGAATCATACTGTAAAATCAGTGATCTTGGCAGCATTTCAATTAGAATAGTGTAGTGTCAATCAGAAACAGTTTTTCAATTTGTAGTTTGTGTTTATGGCTTTGTCAACCTATAGTGTTTAACATGAGAAAGACATGCTCATATAACCATTGCTGAAGGAAAGAAGAGTTCAGTGATCTTGGCATCAAAAGCATCTATGATGGATCAAGCAAATAGAGCAAGAGATTGATTACATTTTTATGTATTGGTTCCAATTTCCTCTTCTGCGAAAATATTATTCTCTAAGATAGCTTTGATATCTGGTGGATTTAATGTGCTAAGTGCCAACTCATATTTAATTTGAAACTTTTATTTATATCAGTGTGCTCATTTGTAGAGTCCAAAACTCTTTTTAGATGAATGATTTTGCATGCAGAGATGATAAATTATGGATTGGACCATTCTTACTTTAATATTGAGATATGACTATAAATTTAGATGAAAGATTTTGCATGCATTAATGATAAATTTGGTGTTCAATTTAGCATGTTGTCATCGCCTGTTTTCTTTATCTATCAATTTACCTTGATTGATGTTCCCATACTACACTGTTATTTTCATTTGATatctttgaaatttattattaGCACCATTCATTTTCAGGTGAGGCTGAAGCCATCATTGCCAAGGCAATAGCAACAGCTGAAGGACTTTCTGTTGTGTCACAAACCTTAAAAGAAAATGGAGGATCAGAGGTGAGGTTATGCACTTCTTCCTGttacatttttttaatgttttttttagtaATTTTGTATGTTTTCATCTAAGTATGACAATTTGTTGGCCAGAAATCATGTTTAGGTTGCAAGCTCCATATGTTTAGAGTTCCATTGTTTGTGTATCAAAGATGGTTGGAATTTTAAACTTTCAATATTCTAGCATTCCATTCAGACAAACTAAAGTGAGTGACTACATTTGTATAAAGTCCAGTTGACCGTTTCTTGTGTAATGTTTGTTTTCTTGGAGGAGCATTTAACCCACTCATACCATGTTACAAACTTAATGTTTTGCTGTATCAACCCAAAATCAAGAATGCTCATAAATGCATGTTTGATTAAATGTGAAAATGTAGCTTTTACATTGCTTTGTAGTAAAAGTTTCGCACTAAGAAACATGTTTCGTTTATTGTGAAAATGGTTTATGAGATCATGTTTAGGTGAAGACACAAAAATATGTCCATAGATCATGTTTAGATAGCTGGAGATCTACAAAGGTAACCTCCTTATCATTCAATTTGTCTTACGAATATACACGTGTTTACAATCATATCATAAATGATGCTTATTCACTCATTGTTTTCTTTGTACTAGGAGGGCTTTGCTTTTTCTCACTGTACAGAGTGCAGAGCTGTCTTCATATTACGAGCAAATGTCCCAAAGGATCGCTGGTGATTTTCCACTGCATTTTACTATGTTGGAATTGTGTCAGGTATGGCATATTTAGTTTGTGTTCCCTCTGTCTTGCAATTCATTTATTTACATAGTTCATCTTTGTGTTTTGTAGGCCCCAACTGTGGAGCGATATCTACATGATTTACTTCAGTATGCATTGGGGGTTTTGCAAATTGTTACATTGGTACCTAGCAGTCAAAAGATGATTGTAAATGCAACATTAAGCACCGACCGGTCTGGTTTTTATGTAATTTTAGATGCTGCAAATATTAGCAATAGTCATGTGGACCCTGAGGTAAGTGTCTTGAGGTAGCAATTGGAGTGTTTGTTTCACTAACATTTGTTGTTAAATGGAGTTCCTTAAGATTTTTGACACGCTAATTTTGCTACATTTCAGATAATTCAATCAGCCTTAAATGTTTTAATCACCCTTGTTTGCCCCCTCCTGCAATCAGCAATAAACCACCTGCATTGTAACAAGGCCAACAGTTTGCGTCTTCCCAAACCTCTAATGGTGCTCTCTCTGAGACTAGAGATAGATATGCCGACCGATATGCTCAAGGTGCCAGCCATATTGATCCTAGGGACGCTGTGTTGGCCTTGCCACACAGCTGAACAAGGATATCATCAGGCAAGAGAGGCTGTCTGTTCTAGTAATGGTATAAAGGTTCTTATACAAATCATCTCTTTGCGTGTATGTTCATCTCCTGCTGCTCTGGACTGTCTCCGTGCTCTAGCTTGTCGAGTTATGCTTGGATTAGTCAGAGATGACAATTTTCCACATACATTGACAAAACTTCAGGTGAACAACCTTAACTGTTTGTTGAACATTTTCATACTCAAACTGGACTCTAACCTTGCACCTTATTCCAAGGTGCATGGGTAAATTCTGTAAGTGTAAAAATGTTTAGAAATTCCAGGGTTTGCACCTCCCTTGTCAAAAGGCCTAATCTCAAAAAATGACATCCACTTTTATTGTTGAATGAAttttgcactgttttgattttggttttatgTATGCGGGGCTGATTTATGCATTTGTTTTTTTTGTCTTGCCAGGTTTGGTTTCGTATCATGTTCAACTCAGTCTTTTTTGTGTTGGATGTAGGGATGGAAATGGTAGGTTTCTCAATTTCAAGGCTAACACTGAATAGGCTTAGGTGGATCAGTTCTGTCATGCTCCTACTCACACTGTTTTTGTTGCCCTTTGACTTTATGCATATTAGTATTTTTGCATGATCACAGCTTGCCTTGGATCACTTCCGAAATGGACATAACCTGCATCAAGGATTTTGGTCTTGACTTTGCAAAGCTTTGGAGCCATTTGAGTTAGCATAGGGGCTGGCTGAAATGAATTGGTTAGAGAAGGTAGTTTAGAACTTTTAGGAATGTTAAGCAGTAGCATGTAGATTCCTCATTAGCTTTGTGTAAATTATAACCATATTGACAAGCTCAAAACTATGATCTGATCCAGGATTTCCAAAAAGAGATTATTATGTGAAATTATTAGTTTGTGGTATATTGAAGGTGTTATTTTTAGTGAACTATGATTGAAgatgttatttttatatatgaataagttttttaatttaagatcataaaaatatttttatgtaaaaatgaTTACTaagtctaataataataataatttttttaaatctattttatcaaatcaattaaagttatattttattattagacAGCACTTAAAGAGAATAGCGTTGTCTGAAGTGGGGAAAAGTGC
The DNA window shown above is from Vicia villosa cultivar HV-30 ecotype Madison, WI unplaced genomic scaffold, Vvil1.0 ctg.005293F_1_1, whole genome shotgun sequence and carries:
- the LOC131642569 gene encoding DDB1- and CUL4-associated factor homolog 1-like, coding for MIVNATLSTDRSGFYVILDAANISNSHVDPEIIQSALNVLITLVCPLLQSAINHLHCNKANSLRLPKPLMVLSLRLEIDMPTDMLKVPAILILGTLCWPCHTAEQGYHQAREAVCSSNGIKVLIQIISLRVCSSPAALDCLRALACRVMLGLVRDDNFPHTLTKLQVWFRIMFNSVFFVLDVGMEMVGFSISRLTLNRLRWISSVMLLLTLFLLPFDFMHISIFA